Proteins encoded in a region of the Pelmatolapia mariae isolate MD_Pm_ZW linkage group LG16_19, Pm_UMD_F_2, whole genome shotgun sequence genome:
- the LOC134644481 gene encoding solute carrier family 22 member 4-like — translation MRDYEGSIAFLGIWGWYQVKVIFFLCILSFPAGYNILSVIFLLAIPPHQCYIPAHSNLSQDWIQASIPIQVRTRGRPDQRSSCSRYEMHMMQNLSALGIKPNLAQIHNDSEFGASTGVMLSNLKQEECKDGWIYGTEHYESTVVTEFNLVCGNKWKQPMSSFIYFLGSLCGCFLSGQISDRFGRKLVLFSSIFILSVFSIALSFAQSWAVFNVLFFMVGMGQLSIYIILLVLGSELLVGVPRVLFSSLALRFFYAAGMMAFPGTAYVVRNWRHLSVLMALPGLACFPLWWLVPESPRWLVSKGCFKEAELLLRFAALENRVEFPSDLFRSAKSQQSEQSQQPEQPEQPEQPAQPEQSQQSEQPQQPEQPLQPEQPQQSEQPHQSEQPQQPEQPLQPEQPAQPEQSQQPEVSGYMGLLRNTTTRSITLIVWFLWFSLNVSYFGLSFNMTTLYGNPFLNYALLSLMDIPTHLVSWFCAKYFPRRVSFIVLSLLGALALFLIQITLHILLLPSEYHNITLTLVLLGKFGVLASEGILHLLTGELSPTVIRNTMLSSAALFSRVGSSITPYLLQLAEFYEFLPWLTVGSLSVIGVLVSLFLPESFGKPLPDTIDQMQVIKKFKFKGLCCQKDDGNSAEVQEPAVSETSLSEIKCSTAF, via the exons ATGAGGGACTACGAGGGGTCCATTGCGTTCCTGGGGATCTGGGGCTGGTACCAGGTGAAGGTCATCTTCTTCCTCTGTATTCTCAGCTTTCCTGCTGGGTACAACATCCTGtctgtcatctttctgctggCCATTCCCCCACACCAGTGCTACATCCCAGCACACAGCAACCTGAGTCAGGACTGGATCCAGGCCAGTATCCCAATACAGGTGAGAACCAGAGGCAGGCCTGATCAG AGAAGCAGTTGTAGCCGCTATGAGATGCACATGATGCAGAACTTGTCTGCACTCGGAATAAAACCCAACCTTGCCCAGATCCACAACGATTCTGAATTCGGAGCAAGTACAGGGGTCATGCTGTCCAACCTGAAGCAGGAGGAGTGCAAAGATGGATGGATCTACGGCACAGAGCACTACGAGTCGACTGTAGTCACTGAG TTTAACCTGGTGTGCGGCAACAAGTGGAAACAGCCAATGTCCTCTTTCATCTACTTCCTGGGATCACTTTGTGGCTGTTTCCTCTCTGGACAGATCTCTGACCG GTTTGGCAGGAAACTTGTTCTGTTCAGTTCCATTTTCATACTAAGTGTCTTCAGCATCGCTTTGAGTTTTGCTCAGTCCTGGGCCGTCTTCAATGTGCTTTTCTTCATGGTGGGCATGGGTCAGCTCAGCATCTACATAATTCTTCTTGTACTTG GTTCTGAGCTCCTAGTTGGTGTTCCAAGAGTTCTCTTCAGCAGCCTTGCTTTGAGGTTTTTCTATGCGGCTGGTATGATGGCATTCCCTGGCACCGCCTACGTAGTCAGGAACTGGAGACATCTATCAGTGTTAATGGCTTTGCCTGGTCTGGCCTGTTTCCCCCTTTGGTG GCTGGTTCCAGAATCTCCTCGCTGGCTGGTGTCCAAAGGCTGTTTTAAAGAAGCAGAACTCCTGCTAAGGTTTGCTGCTCTGGAGAACAGAGTGGAATTTCCATCTGACCTCTTTCGCTCAGCAAAA TCTCAACAGTCTGAACAGTCGCAGCAACCCGAACAACCTGAACAGCCTGAACAACCAGCACAACCTGAACAATCTCAGCAATCTGAACAACCTCAGCAACCTGAACAACCTCTGCAACCTGAACAACCTCAGCAATCTGAACAACCTCACCAATCTGAACAACCTCAGCAACCTGAACAACCTCTGCAACCTGAACAACCAGCACAACCTGAACAATCTCAGCAACCTGAGGTTTCTGGTTACATGGGTCTGCTGAGGAACACGACCACTCGAAGTATCACACTCATAGTGTGGTTCCTCTG GTTTTCTTTGAATGTGAGCTACTTTGGATTATCATTCAACATGACTACTCTCTATGGCAACCCCTTTCTGAACTACGCCTTGCTGTCATTAATGGATATCCCGACACACTTGGTCAGCTGGTTTTGCGCAAAATATTTTCCTCGCCGCGTGTCCTTTATTGTCTTGTCCCTGCTGGGGGCGCTGGCACTCTTTCTCATCCAGATCACTTTGCACA TCCTTCTCCTCCCTTCAGAGTATCACAACATCACCCTCACCCTGGTGCTGCTGGGTAAATTTGGAGTCCTGGCTTCTGAAGGGATCCTGCACCTGCTCACTGGAGAACTGTCTCCCACAGTCATCAGGAATACGATGTTGTCGTCTGCTGCCTTATTCTCCAGAGTGGGGTCCTCTATCACCCCATACCTATTGCAGCTGG CTGAGTTCTACGAGTTTCTGCCGTGGTTGACTGTGGGTTCCCTGTCAGTCATCGGTGTCCTTGTCTCCCTTTTCCTTCCGGAGTCATTTGGAAAACCGCTTCCTGATACCATCGATCAGATGCAAGTCATTAAGAA